In the genome of Sciurus carolinensis chromosome 3, mSciCar1.2, whole genome shotgun sequence, one region contains:
- the LOC124980402 gene encoding endothelin-converting enzyme-like 1 yields the protein MEAPYSMTAHYDEFQEVKYVSRCGAGGSRGASLPPGFPLGAGRGASGARAGLPRWNRREVCLLSGLVFAAGLCAILAAMLALKYLGPGAASGGACPEGCPERKAFARAARFLAANLDASIDPCQDFYSFACGGWLRRHAIPDDKLTYGTIAAIGEQNEERLRRLLARPSGGPGGAAQRKVRAFFRSCLDMREIERLGPRPMLEVIEDCGGWDLGGAAERPGPAARWDLNRLLYKAQGVYSAAALFSLTVSLDDRNSSRYVIRIDQDGLTLPERTLYLAQDEESEKILAAYRVFMERLLSLLGADAVEQKAQEILQLEQRLANITVSEYDDLRRDVSNTYHKVTLGQLQKITPHLRWKWLLDQIFQEDFSEDEEVVLLATDYMQQVSQLIRSTPHRILHNYLVWRVVVVLSEHLSPPFREALHELAREMEGSDKPQELARVCLGQANRHFGMALGALFVHEHFSAASKAKVQQLVEDIKYILGQRLEELDWMDAQTKAAARAKLQYMMVMVGYPDFLLKPEAVDKEYEFEVHEKTYFKNILNSIRFSIQLSVKKIRQEVDKSTWLLPPQALNAYYLPNKNQMVFPAGILQPTLYDPDFPQSLNYGGIGTIIGHELTHGYDDWGGQYDRSGNLLHWWTEASYSRFLRKAECIVRLYDNFTVYNQRVNGKHTLGENIADMGGLKLAYYAYQKWVREHGPEHPLHRLKYTHDQLFFIAFAQNWCIKRRSQSIYLQVLTDKHAPEHYRVLGSVSQFEEFGRAFHCPKDSPMNPAHKCSVW from the exons ATGGAGGCCCCCTATTCGATGACAGCACACTACGACGAGTTCCAAGAGGTCAAGTACGTGAGTCGGTGTGGTGCTGGAGGCTCGCGCGGAGCGTCGCTGCCCCCCGGTTTCCCGCTGGGCGCAGGGCGTGGAGCATCCGGGGCCCGCGCCGGGCTGCCGCGCTGGAACCGGCGCGAGGTGTGTCTCCTGTCGGGGCTGGTGTTCGCTGCGGGTCTCTGCGCCATCCTGGCCGCCATGCTGGCGCTCAAGTACTTGGGCCCGGGCGCGGCAAGCGGCGGAGCGTGTCCCGAGGGCTGCCCCGAGCGCAAGGCCTTCGCGCGCGCTGCCCGATTCCTGGCCGCCAACCTGGACGCCAGCATCGACCCGTGCCAGGACTTCTACTCGTTCGCGTGCGGTGGATGGCTGCGGCGCCACGCCATCCCCGACGACAAGCTCACCTATGGCACCATCGCCGCCATCGGCGAGCAAAACGAGGAGCGGCTGCGGCGACTGCTGGCGCGACCCTCTGGGGGCCCCGGCGGCGCGGCGCAGCGCAAGGTGCGCGCCTTCTTCCGCTCGTGCCTCGACATGCGTGAGATCGAGCGGCTCGGGCCGCGGCCCATGCTAGAGGTCATCGAGGACTGCGGGGGCTGGGACCTGGGCGGTGCGGCCGAGCGCCCGGGGCCCGCGGCCCGCTGGGACCTCAACCGGCTGCTGTACAAGGCGCAGGGCGTGTACAGCGCCGCGGCGCTCTTCTCTCTCACGGTCAGCCTGGACGACAGGAATTCCTCGCGCTACGTCATCCGC ATTGACCAGGATGGGCTCACGCTGCCAGAGAGAACTCTATACCTAGCTCAGGACGAGGAGAGTGAGAAG ATCCTGGCTGCATACAGGGTATTCATGGAGCGTTTGCTCAGCCTGTTGGGGGCGGATGCTGTGGAGCAGAAGGCCCAGGAGATCCTGCAGCTGGAGCAGCGGCTGGCCAAT ATCACTGTGTCTGAGTATGATGACCTCCGGCGGGATGTCAGCAATACGTACCACAAGGTGACCCTGGGGCAGCTACAGAAGATCACCCCCCAT CTGCGGTGGAAGTGGCTGCTGGACCAGATCTTCCAGGAGGACTTCTCAGAGGATGAGGAGGTGGTGTTGCTGGCCACAGACTACATGCAGCAGGTGTCCCAGCTCATCCGCTCCACACCACACAG GATCCTGCACAACTACCTGGTGTGGCGTGTGGTGGTGGTCCTGAGTGAGCATCTGTCCCCACCGTTCCGTGAGGCCCTGCATGAGCTAGCCCGAGAGATGGAGGGCAGTGACAAGCCCCAGGAGCTGGCCCGAGTCTGCCTGGGCCAGGCCAACCGCCACTTTGGCATGGCACTTGGTGCTCTCTTTGTACACGAGCACTTCTCAGCAGCCAGCAAAGCCAAG GTGCAGCAACTGGTGGAAGACATCAAGTATATCTTGGGCCAGCGCCTGGAGGAGCTGGACTGGATGGATGCCCAGACCAAGGCTGCTGCTCGGGCCAAG CTCCAGTACATGATGGTGATGGTCGGCTACCCAGACTTCCTGCTCAAACCAGAGGCTGTGGACAAGGAGTATGAG TTTGAGGTGCATGAGAAGACCTACTTCAAGAACATCTTGAACAGCATCCGCTTCAGCATCCAGCTCTCTGTCAAGAAGATTCGACAGGAGGTGGACAAGTCCAC GTGGCTGCTGCCCCCACAGGCACTCAATGCCTACTACCTACCCAACAAGAACCAGATGG TGTTCCCGGCAGGAATCCTGCAGCCCACACTGTATGACCCCGACTTTCCACA GTCTCTGAACTACGGGGGCATCGGCACCATCATCGGGCACGAGCTGACCCATGGCTATGATGACTGGG GGGGTCAGTATGACCGCTCAGGGAACCTGCTGCACTGGTGGACTGAGGCCTCCTACAGCCGCTTCCTGCGCAAGGCTGAGTGCATTGTTCGCCTCTATGACAACTTCACCGTCTACAATCAGCGG GTGAATGGGAAGCACACGCTTGGGGAGAACATCGCAGACATGGGTGGCCTCAAGCTGGCCTACTAT GCCTACCAGAAGTGGGTGCGGGAGCACGGCCCAGAGCACCCGCTGCACCGGCTCAAGTACACACACGACCAGCTCTTCTTCATTGCCTTTGCCCAG AACTGGTGCATCAAGCGACGGTCTCAGTCCATCTACCTGCAGGTGCTGACTGACAAGCATGCACCTGAGCACTACAG GGTGCTGGGCAGTGTGTCCCAGTTTGAGGAGTTTGGCCGGGCCTTCCACTGTCCCAAGGACTCACCCATGAACCCTGCTCACAAGTGCTCTGTGTGGTGA